One region of Streptomyces davaonensis JCM 4913 genomic DNA includes:
- a CDS encoding outer membrane protein assembly factor BamB family protein — MVDQLTQHDPRRIGPFEVLGRLGAGGMGLVYLARSASGRRVAIKTVRTELAEDQLFRVRFTREVEAARAVSGFYTAAVVDADPRAAVPWLATAYVPAPSLEEIVNECGPLPAQAVRWLAAGVAEALQSIHGAGLVHRDLKPSNVLVVEDGPRVIDFGIASGVSNTRLTMTNVAVGTPAYMSPEQAKDSRSVTGASDVFSLGSMLVFAATGHPPFHGANPVETVFMLLREGPDLEGLPDELRPLIESCMQMEATGRPNPADLQAQLAPHLFGSGSDDSGTASAWLPERAVGLIEARRNGRPPAKTGASSGRSAGRNIPPPPSHSPPVPVGAPDTGPVRLAGAQVPIGPGPRVADARAAAVKAPPPEAGLVASWSKPRPGVNGTDSAVGPAVPPSPTAPPETASGWRPWRFRMSNDVWGTPAVSGDLVYVTSFEVHALDVGTGRRRFKTRDVAWSMAVADGRIHASDGPTLFALDCREGGDLWRLPTDAWVYSLKAERGTVVTGTRGGGVQAWEASTGQKLWELSGAQTDFESPEAGPALHEGTVYVWQDARIRALDARTGDERWSYPIGDAASCGGVPVRIAQAPDGYVYVSAGTRVLALDVASGQVRWHFEAPAVFLCPPAFVPGPAVTGGGVYLADYLGTVYALDATDGRDRWRIATESRSSIEPVLVAAGHVHVGSGKGLYTLDAVTGTPKWRFQAGGDIVGAPSVAEGRIHFGSTDHLLYTLKADDGRLRWKLATGGEITGSPVVQDGVVYACSKDRCVYALDAEKGTGTARTT, encoded by the coding sequence GTGGTGGATCAGCTGACACAGCACGATCCGCGGCGTATCGGGCCGTTCGAGGTGCTGGGACGGCTGGGCGCCGGCGGCATGGGGCTGGTCTATCTCGCGCGCTCGGCGTCCGGCCGACGGGTGGCGATCAAGACGGTCCGCACGGAGCTCGCCGAGGACCAGCTCTTCCGGGTCCGCTTCACGCGCGAGGTGGAGGCGGCCCGCGCCGTCTCCGGCTTCTACACCGCGGCCGTCGTCGACGCCGACCCGCGTGCCGCCGTGCCGTGGCTGGCCACCGCCTACGTCCCCGCGCCCTCCCTCGAAGAGATAGTGAACGAGTGCGGGCCGCTCCCGGCCCAGGCGGTGCGCTGGCTGGCGGCGGGTGTGGCGGAGGCCCTCCAGTCGATCCACGGCGCCGGACTCGTCCACCGCGACCTCAAGCCGTCGAACGTCCTGGTCGTCGAGGACGGCCCGCGGGTGATCGACTTCGGTATCGCCTCCGGCGTATCGAACACCCGTTTGACGATGACGAACGTCGCCGTCGGCACCCCCGCCTACATGTCGCCCGAGCAGGCGAAGGACTCCCGCAGCGTCACCGGCGCCAGCGATGTCTTCTCGCTCGGCTCGATGCTGGTCTTCGCGGCGACCGGCCACCCGCCCTTCCATGGCGCCAACCCGGTCGAGACGGTCTTCATGCTGCTCCGGGAGGGCCCGGACCTCGAAGGCCTGCCGGACGAACTGCGCCCGCTCATCGAGTCCTGCATGCAGATGGAGGCGACCGGCCGCCCCAACCCCGCCGACCTCCAGGCCCAGCTCGCCCCCCACCTCTTCGGCTCCGGCTCCGACGACAGCGGTACGGCGTCGGCGTGGCTGCCCGAGCGTGCGGTCGGCCTGATCGAGGCGCGGCGCAACGGCCGTCCGCCCGCCAAGACCGGGGCGTCCTCGGGCCGCAGCGCCGGACGGAACATCCCGCCCCCGCCCTCCCACTCCCCGCCGGTACCGGTCGGCGCCCCCGACACCGGGCCGGTGCGCCTGGCGGGCGCCCAGGTGCCGATCGGACCCGGACCGCGCGTCGCCGACGCCCGCGCCGCCGCGGTGAAGGCGCCGCCGCCGGAGGCGGGCCTGGTCGCCTCCTGGTCCAAGCCGCGCCCCGGGGTCAACGGCACCGACTCCGCCGTAGGCCCTGCCGTACCCCCGTCGCCCACCGCACCTCCGGAGACGGCGAGCGGCTGGCGCCCCTGGCGGTTCCGGATGTCGAACGACGTGTGGGGCACCCCGGCGGTCTCCGGCGACCTGGTCTACGTCACCTCCTTCGAGGTGCACGCGCTGGACGTCGGCACCGGCCGCCGCCGCTTCAAGACGAGAGACGTCGCCTGGTCGATGGCGGTCGCGGACGGCCGTATCCACGCCTCCGACGGACCCACCCTGTTCGCGCTGGACTGCCGCGAGGGCGGCGATCTGTGGCGGCTGCCGACGGACGCCTGGGTGTACTCGCTCAAGGCCGAGCGCGGCACCGTCGTCACCGGCACCCGCGGCGGCGGGGTGCAGGCGTGGGAGGCGTCCACCGGCCAGAAGCTGTGGGAGCTGTCCGGCGCCCAGACCGACTTCGAGTCCCCCGAGGCGGGCCCGGCGCTCCACGAGGGCACGGTCTACGTCTGGCAGGACGCTCGCATCCGCGCCCTGGACGCCCGTACGGGTGACGAGCGCTGGTCGTACCCGATCGGCGACGCGGCCTCCTGCGGCGGGGTCCCGGTCCGGATCGCACAGGCACCCGACGGCTATGTCTACGTCTCCGCCGGCACCCGCGTCCTCGCCCTGGACGTCGCCTCGGGCCAGGTCCGCTGGCACTTCGAGGCCCCCGCGGTCTTCCTCTGCCCGCCCGCCTTCGTGCCGGGCCCCGCGGTGACGGGCGGCGGCGTCTACCTCGCCGACTACCTCGGCACGGTCTACGCCCTGGACGCCACCGACGGCCGCGACCGCTGGCGGATCGCCACCGAGTCCCGGTCCTCCATCGAGCCGGTGCTGGTGGCCGCGGGCCATGTGCACGTGGGAAGCGGCAAGGGCCTGTACACGCTGGACGCGGTCACCGGAACGCCCAAGTGGCGCTTCCAGGCGGGCGGCGACATCGTGGGCGCGCCCTCGGTCGCGGAGGGCCGAATCCACTTCGGCTCCACCGACCACCTGCTGTACACGCTGAAGGCGGACGACGGCCGACTGCGCTGGAAGCTCGCCACCGGCGGCGAGATCACCGGCTCGCCGGTCGTCCAGGACGGCGTCGTGTACGCGTGCAGCAAGGACCGCTGTGTGTACGCGCTGGACGCGGAGAAGGGCACGGGCACCGCGCGCACCACGTGA
- a CDS encoding enoyl-CoA hydratase/isomerase family protein, whose translation MSLEIGIDKDRGVAVVTLNRPDRLNAIDLGTARELTDAWRAFRFDDSVRALVLTGAEARAFCTGIDRDAVVPQPNSPYMQDDPLLGIGPKSNDLWKPVVAAVHGMACGGAFYLLAECDFLVADPSAEFFDPHTAYGMVSAYESMLMATRMPAGELARMMLMGTAERISARRAHEVGLVSELTDSKKDLAAAVRCASVLAGYPTAAVQGTVRALWAAQEAARAQVLGQAPHLIALGNLAAERQAELFAARRSGEYRVR comes from the coding sequence ATGAGCCTGGAGATCGGCATCGACAAGGACCGTGGCGTCGCCGTCGTCACCCTCAACCGGCCCGACCGACTCAATGCCATCGACCTCGGCACAGCACGCGAACTCACCGATGCCTGGCGGGCGTTCCGGTTCGACGACTCCGTTCGTGCGCTCGTTCTCACCGGTGCCGAGGCGCGGGCCTTCTGCACGGGGATCGACCGGGACGCCGTCGTGCCGCAGCCGAACTCGCCGTACATGCAGGACGATCCGCTGCTGGGCATCGGGCCCAAGTCGAACGATCTGTGGAAGCCGGTCGTCGCCGCCGTGCACGGGATGGCCTGCGGCGGGGCCTTCTATCTGCTGGCGGAGTGCGATTTCCTCGTCGCCGACCCGAGCGCGGAGTTCTTCGATCCGCACACCGCCTACGGCATGGTCAGCGCCTACGAGTCGATGCTCATGGCTACGCGGATGCCCGCCGGTGAGCTCGCGCGGATGATGCTGATGGGTACTGCCGAGCGGATCTCCGCCCGGCGTGCCCATGAGGTGGGGCTCGTCTCCGAACTCACCGATAGCAAAAAGGACTTGGCGGCGGCCGTCCGGTGCGCATCCGTCCTCGCCGGGTATCCCACCGCCGCCGTGCAGGGCACCGTCCGTGCCCTCTGGGCCGCTCAGGAAGCCGCTCGTGCCCAGGTTCTCGGGCAGGCGCCTCACCTCATCGCCCTGGGGAATCTGGCCGCCGAGCGGCAGGCGGAGTTGTTCGCCGCCCGCCGCTCCGGGGAGTACCGCGTGAGGTGA
- a CDS encoding Zn-ribbon domain-containing OB-fold protein — protein MLAPVTDADGAPFWRYAAQGELRVQACADCGELRFPPRPCCPHCQSFGQEWRAVSGHGRIWSYVVPHPPLLPDYAAQAPYNVVLVELVDAPRIRMVGNLVTRAGDPLDAVPPDRVRIGARVQVVFGAGGLPQWVLERP, from the coding sequence ATGCTCGCTCCCGTCACCGACGCCGACGGCGCCCCCTTCTGGCGGTACGCCGCCCAGGGCGAACTCCGCGTCCAGGCCTGCGCCGACTGCGGTGAACTCCGGTTCCCGCCCCGCCCCTGCTGCCCGCACTGCCAGTCCTTCGGGCAGGAGTGGCGGGCGGTGAGCGGACACGGGCGGATCTGGTCCTACGTCGTCCCCCATCCGCCCCTGCTGCCCGACTACGCGGCGCAGGCGCCGTACAACGTCGTGCTCGTCGAGCTGGTCGACGCGCCGCGGATCCGGATGGTCGGCAATCTCGTGACGCGGGCCGGTGATCCGCTCGACGCCGTGCCGCCTGACCGGGTGCGCATCGGGGCGCGGGTGCAGGTGGTGTTCGGGGCGGGAGGGCTTCCGCAGTGGGTTCTGGAGCGGCCATGA
- a CDS encoding lipid-transfer protein — MAGIKDATAIVGIGQTPFAKQLPEDERTLACRAVLAALDDAGISPGEVDALASYTMEETDEVELAKAVGLGDLTFFSKVGYGGGGSCATVAHLAAAIASGQATVGVAWRSRKRGSGPRPWTDTVRQLPTPAQWTRPYGLLRPVDEIAMLARRHMHEYGTTRDHLFNVALACRNRANQNPAAVMYDRPLTREMYMTSRWISEPLCLYDNCLESDGALACVVVSRERARDCDRRAVYVHSAAQGLPAQHHGMVNYWNDDPLTGPAWTAARHLWKHSDLTPQDIDVAQIYDAFTPLVPLSLEGYGFCGRGEGGSFTEGGALEIGGRLPLNTGGGGLSEAYVHGFNLITEGVKQLRGTSTAQVPGAASCLVTAGEGVPTSALLLRN, encoded by the coding sequence ATGGCCGGAATCAAGGACGCCACCGCCATCGTCGGGATCGGGCAGACACCCTTCGCCAAGCAACTCCCCGAGGACGAGCGCACCCTCGCCTGCCGCGCCGTCCTCGCCGCGCTGGACGACGCCGGGATCTCCCCGGGCGAGGTCGACGCGCTCGCCTCCTACACCATGGAAGAGACCGATGAGGTGGAGCTGGCCAAGGCGGTCGGCCTCGGTGATCTCACCTTCTTCAGCAAAGTCGGCTACGGCGGCGGAGGTTCCTGTGCCACCGTCGCCCATCTCGCCGCCGCCATTGCCTCGGGGCAGGCCACCGTGGGGGTTGCATGGCGCTCCCGCAAGCGGGGCAGTGGGCCACGGCCCTGGACCGACACCGTCCGCCAACTCCCCACTCCCGCCCAGTGGACCCGCCCTTACGGACTCCTCCGGCCGGTCGACGAAATAGCCATGCTCGCCCGCCGCCACATGCACGAGTACGGCACCACCCGCGACCATCTCTTCAACGTCGCCCTCGCCTGCCGCAACCGCGCCAACCAGAACCCGGCGGCCGTGATGTACGACCGGCCCCTGACCCGCGAGATGTACATGACCTCCCGCTGGATCAGCGAGCCCCTCTGCCTCTACGACAACTGCCTTGAGAGCGACGGCGCGTTGGCCTGTGTCGTCGTCAGTCGCGAGCGGGCCCGGGACTGTGACCGGCGTGCCGTCTACGTCCACTCCGCCGCCCAAGGGCTGCCCGCCCAGCACCACGGCATGGTCAACTACTGGAACGACGACCCGCTCACCGGGCCCGCCTGGACCGCCGCCCGGCATCTGTGGAAGCACTCCGACCTCACCCCGCAGGACATCGACGTCGCCCAGATCTACGACGCCTTCACCCCGCTCGTCCCGCTCTCCCTGGAGGGCTACGGCTTCTGCGGGCGCGGGGAGGGCGGGAGTTTCACCGAGGGCGGGGCCCTGGAGATCGGCGGGCGGCTGCCGTTGAACACCGGGGGCGGCGGGCTCAGCGAGGCGTACGTCCACGGCTTCAACCTCATCACCGAAGGCGTCAAACAGCTCCGCGGGACGAGTACCGCCCAGGTCCCGGGCGCCGCCTCCTGCCTCGTCACCGCGGGCGAGGGAGTCCCCACCTCCGCTCTGCTCCTACGGAACTGA